The sequence below is a genomic window from Phyllostomus discolor isolate MPI-MPIP mPhyDis1 chromosome 11, mPhyDis1.pri.v3, whole genome shotgun sequence.
TTTGGAATCATTTAATCTGTatcctttttctccatttcttcccatTTGGTAATTAGATTTAGACATTTGATTAGATTTAGGTTCTAATTTTGTGTGAGAATATTTCACAGATGGTGTGTACTTCCCATTGCACTCCATCAGGAGGCACATGGTACCTGGCCGTCTCGCTTCTAGTGATGTTAAGGTAATCAGTGTATTCCATTTTGTTAGGTCAATACAGCCAGTGTGAAGTTTTCCATCAACATCCTATCCCACAATTTTAACAGAGCCATAGATGATTGTTGCCTAATCTCAGTGCTTAATTAGGAATTGTGAATGCTGACTTTCAAATTCCACCAGTTCTGTGGCGTTTATCCTTACAGATTATCTGGGCACCCCAAAATATATAGCAGAATAAATACTtgatttttccttctaatttaccaattttgtaaataaagagtTGGTTACTTAACTAAATGAtgagggattttaaaaaaatattactgtgAATTCATGGATttgtatatatttgatatatttctaCCCACtagtcattattcttttttttaaacccaaaTTGTTCCATCTTTGGCCAAATGGTGCCCCTTCGTCTTTGATCTTGGGTCTTTTTGAAATAACCTCAGTAGTATTTGATAGCTACCTTGCTTTCTGGCATAATAGCATTACATGCAGACAGCCCAGTTCTAGAATCAGTCATCTCCTAAAGAAGCCCCAGCTCCTCTTAGTGGTTAATGGCATTCAGGTCATGAatttgaacccacaaccattGGATTGCCAGTGCTTCTTGTCACTTAAAATTTCCTACTACAGAAGTTATACCTAACTTCACTGATTTCACACTTCTATCTCTTTTGTCTTTTACTGAAGACCTTGGTTTCTAACAATATTAAGATACTTATtttcctggctggtatggctcagtggattgagcactggcctgcgaaccaaagggtcacaggtttgattcccagtcaggacacatgcctgggtttcaggctaggtccccaggagAAGACTGGGGCcctgcatgagaggcaaccacacattgatgtttctctcctctttctccctcccttcccctctctaaaaataaataaaacctttaaaaaataaaaaagatacttatttgctattttatatccatatatgtaaaacatatatatatatatataaataaatatatatacacaatcaCATTTAAATAGCAATACCAGCATTATTGCTAACAAATACTATACCTACATGCAGATTGGTCTCTTTGccatttctttttgtccttaGGATGTGTCACAGTAAGAATGCAGAGTGAGAATAACAAGTTAAAGTCAGATTCTTACTATTCCATGGGATATAGGAGTAACTCCACATATACttcaatggcttttttttttcttatagaaaatgctttgttattttcttttaaaatgatgtaaAACATGCACAGGATTCCaaagataaacaataaaacaCAGTATATGAAGCCAACCATTTTTACTAACTTGTAATTTATGCTTCCATTGcttctttaaaatgtaagcaaATGCATAggtctttctaaaaagaaaggcAACATATCCACGGTCTCCACCCTGCTTTTTATTACTTAATACGTACCAGAGTTCCATGGCCTTCCACAGAGATGGTCTTCATTCCTTTGTGCAGCTGCACAGAACTGCATTGTGTGGATGCACCCTGGTTTATTCAACCAATCCTCTGTGTATGGACATGTGGGGTTCAGCGAACATTCATTGCGTGACTTAaattgtgccaggcactgaggataAGTACATGGTCTCAGGCCCCAGGAAACTGTGCGTAGCGGGGGAGACCTCTGCAAGACAAGTAAGTACTTTGCTCATGAGGGAATGAGAGCCTCTGGAACAGGGAAGACAGGCTCCCACATGGCAGGAATACAATAACTCTCTGTGGATTGGCGTCCTGCTGGGCACACGGACCTTAGCATGGGAGAATCCACTTGGGAGAAAATGATTTGTAATCTGTCTGAAATTGCTTAGAAAATCATGAGTGCCTCCCATTGGTCAGAAAAGGCAAGGCCAAATGAGAGAGGAAGAGTCCAAACCAcaaaaatccccccaaaagaggaaaagtaagttaaaaatacagaagCGGTGGTTTAACAAGCGCTAACACTCTTATAGACCTCACCACTGCACAGAGTGCTCTAAGctacttacatatatttttaacttctttatttGTCATAACAAATCTAAGAAGTAGGAACTATTACTACCCACATTTTACAACTAGAGAAATTAGGGCACGGAGAGGTCACACAGTGAGGGAGAAGGGGAGCAAGGAAATAATCACAGGTAGGAAACTTGCAGGCCGTGTCCTCTCCAGGGCGGACCTGGAGTCCGGTGTCTCGGAACTGCAACCACTCCTTGGGGAGAACCTACTCCTGACACTTCCCTCCCTACACATCCCGCACTCCACAGCCCGCGGGGCTTTCTCTGGATTCTTGGGGGCTCAGAGATTGCACAGAACTACGTTGTGTGGATGTACCGTGATTTATTCAGCCAATCCTCTGTGAATATTTATTGCATGACTTaacttgtgccaggcactgaggataAATACATGGTCTCGGGCCCCAGGAAACTCTGAGCGCAGCGGGGGAGACCTCTGCAAGACAAGTACTTTGCTCATGGGTGGAATCGCAAAGCCAGGAGGCGACCCGCTCAGAGCGTGGCGTTGGCTAAgcctgcccgcccacccaccaGCGAATCTAAGCGGCCGCTGACTTTTCAAACCCTACTCTCAACTCCCCGCGGCTACCAAGCCGGCTCCCCGACCCCGCCCGGTGTCCGACGCCTAACTCTCAGTGCTCCTGCCCACGCCTAGACTCCTTTGCTACCCCAGGAAATAGGAAGCTATGTAAAATCACGGACGAACTTCCAAGGTTGACCAGGAACTGTGACCGGCCCTTGGGTCAATTGGATACAATTTTATCCTCAGAAAACCCACAGCAGGGGTTTGCCAACTCAGTACGAGACCCACTGGGGCAAAGGAGTCGCACTCCATAGCTCCCTCCCCTATTCAAAACGAACCGAAGGCTTGCTTTGGGGCAAAGCTGCTCTCCGGCTCTCTAGCTGGCTCCAAGCGCCGCCTGCCGTCCAGACAGAGCACGACGCGCAGCTGCCCGCCAGCACGTGGCAACCACCCCCCGCGGAGCCGCGGGGAGACAGACTTCCCAACCCTGGCCGCCAGCCCCGATTCCCGGAGGGCCGCGCGGGGGTCAGATCGTGGTACTCGCCCTCCCTAAGCCAAGAGCCTTTCACTCTAAAAAAACCTAATCGCACAGAACAGAGATAACTTTCCGTAGGACTAGGCGTCCTCACGGGAGATATCCCAGCTCAAAGCTGATTCATAGAGTAGACAGCTTAGAGTAGCATTCAGACAGCTTTGTTAAGGAAAACTGCAAAAATGCCCCTAAAATTGAAGTTTAAATGGATCCTCAGAGTTCACGTCAGACGGGTAATGTGCCGATGTCGTAACAAGGTTTGTGGGAGGCACATGTCACACAAGAGCGTGAACACCCAATCATCACGCTTATGAACTACAAAAGGATCggaaacaagaaaaagttaaggaTTCTCGAATATGATGCACTAACTTCAAAGAAAGGGTGACATAGTCCGTATGTATCAGTATTGACACGCAAAATCCTGTATGTTTTTAAACACCACCGACAGGTTTgaatttttctcttgcttctgcTAGGTaagtgaaaacagaaacaaaattagtGAGCGGATTATTCTCTATGCAAATTTTTCCCAGGGTTCCACCCTTTAATAAAACCTGAATCTTGATTGCTTTACGACAGTAGGTCGTGAAATGGCGAAGAGTTGACGCTGTATTGGCGGAAGCTAGCCTTCTGCTTTGCGGCAACGACGTTAGCTAGGTGCGACTCCTGATAGGCTCGGAGTGTGCAGGAAGGGCTGCAGGTACCTGGAGTCGTGTTAGTACCTTGTTTTAGGGTTCGTTCCtgaaactttttgttttgctttgagtCTTCAGATAGGCGGGAGTAATTTCTATGCACTCTTGGGAGGTTGTGTTACTACTCCCGAAGAgatccctttcccttttctgcaTCTTTTCCTTTGTGCACACTTGACTCTTATGCTGGTTAGACTCGCCCTCCTTTCGCCTGGATGTGTCGCCGTTCGATTTGGCTTTAGCTCTGTTCTTCGGGAGAAGCCCAGCTTCCGGTGATCCTTCCTGCCCCCTTTAGCGGATCCCCTCCCGCCGTGACCTGCAGCAGTCAGGAATGGAGCCTGACAGCTCTCGGGAATCCCCACCGCGGGAGGGCTCTTCCTTGCCCGGAGAGTGCCCTTCTTCCGCCCTCGGACAGTCCTTCTCCCAGATTTTGCACCATCTTACCGGCCAGGAGCCCCGACGGAGCAAGACCAGAAATGCAGCTCTTCAAGACCTCGATGCTCTCCTAGAAGCCACAGAGTGTGATAAGTTATTTGAGGGGAGCGGGACATCGCCCGGTGGAATGCCTGAGATGCTGGGGAAGGTGGCCAGAGCCCTGGAGAAGTATGCAGCCCCAACCCAGGAGCAGGAAGGTAGAGAGGATGGTTTCTCAGCAGTGGCCGAGAGAGCGTCGGCCGTTGGGTTACTGTTTATCAAGCTCTTGAGGAAAGTTGAGTCTGCCAAGAATTCCTTGGTTTGCCCCGCACGGAAGACGGTCCTGCGTCACTTAGCAGGACCCATCTATGTTTATGCCGTCACACACAGCCTGGAGCAACCGTGGACCAGGCCGACGTCTCAGGACGTTGCTGGAGAGGTGCTCGCCTTGTTGCTTCAAGTTACTGAGTGTGGTTCTGTGGCAGGATTCCTCCACGGAGAAAATGAAGACGAGAAAGGGAGATTTACTTTGGTACTGGGGCTTCTCAAGCCCAACTTGAATAAGTGAGTAACCCTGCAGAAAGGGCCGGCGAATTGAGCTTCAGCCTGTCTCCGAGTGCCGGAGCTCAAAGGGGCCTTGGGTTCTTCAGCAGTAAGATGAAAGCGTTGTAGTAGCAGATCTCCTAAGGCCCAGAAAGGTTGTGATTTGCTATAAACGACTTAACTAGATACCGGTGAAGCTGACAGTAGCACCCAGGTCTAACGACTCCGTTTCCTTGTGATTTTTCCGGTCTCCAGGTCCTGGAAATTGGAAGTGCTATCTTATTTATTTAGACTTAAATTCTTGAGTTAGGTGGGCGTGGGAGTTTGGAGAGGATTTAAATCTACGGTTTGAACTTAAATTCAGGGATCTTGAAACTCATCGCTAGTAGATATGGATAGTTATTAGATATGGAAGCAGCGTTTGGgatgaaaataaaagctttagaCTGTTATTAGATAAAGTATTTGAGTTTCCACTTGCTTCTTTGTATGTTAGTATTTGTGTTTGGGGACTTTTGTTGTCCAAAACTACCATGGGGTCATTTGATTCATTCAGCCAAAACGTCCTTGAAATCTGGTCCTGTCCAAAACCCCCACAAAGACATTTGGTTGTGCTAACCCATCCACCCAACCCCATGTGCCATGACCAAGCGAGACCATCCAGTGGAGAAGGGTTATTATTGGCAGTACAGTCACAGCATAATTATTATACCAATAAAGTGCAATAGTATTTTATGTGTTAATCCTGTAAACCGGcagtataaataaatgttatgggCTCTATGAACCAGGGCCATTCCGAGGCGTGGACGTTGTTGACAAGATCCAACGTCAAGGACCATTTGTTGGGATCAAGTACGCTTATGGATGTGTTGGACGGGACCACATTTCAGGGACCTTTTGGTGCGGACGGATTGTCTCCATGGGTGTTTTCTGGCAGGACCAAATGCCCTGCAAGGGTCTCTGTAACACTAGTAATACAAAAAAACGTGCACATAATTGTCGTTTTACTAGGGACTTGGAGCTAAAAGGCTTAGTTGTGAGGCGGATGGTGCCTCCTTTTGTTGATTCTGAGTAGGACCGGGTTAGATcctctctctgaacctcaatgTTATACTTTGTAATATAAGGATAGTACTACGTATTACAGTTATTTTGAAGATTAGTTGAGTAATACGTGTAAACTCATAAACCACAAATACCGTTCAAATATTgattcatttgttcctttataGCAATGGTAATCTGAAGACATTTCTATTACTCATCTGTCCCTTCTTGACATGCCTTCACTGTAACCACCTCCACCATCGCCACAGATGCTTTGCATGGCTGCGGTTGTGGATGACTGCTGCTCACTGGATGAGCTTGAGAGCCAGAGCTCTGGGGGAATGTTAAATGCATTTAGTGTCAGTTCTGTCAGTTATTTTGGTCAGAtcttaaaatgtatgttataGCATCAGGAGTTACCTGACAggggatgtttttgtttttgtttcccaaaGACAAGGAACATTGTATTTAGCTTAATTTTCCTTGCTAGCTACTACCATGTCACTTTACTGAATTTGGCTTCACATTCCGGTTTAGGGAATCCTGGAAGAAGAACCCTGCCACCAAACACGTTTTCTCGTGGACTCTGCAGCAGGTCACTC
It includes:
- the TTI2 gene encoding TELO2-interacting protein 2 isoform X3 — protein: MEPDSSRESPPREGSSLPGECPSSALGQSFSQILHHLTGQEPRRSKTRNAALQDLDALLEATECDKLFEGSGTSPGGMPEMLGKVARALEKYAAPTQEQEGREDGFSAVAERASAVGLLFIKLLRKVESAKNSLVCPARKTVLRHLAGPIYVYAVTHSLEQPWTRPTSQDVAGEVLALLLQVTECGSVAGFLHGENEDEKGRFTLVLGLLKPNLNKESWKKNPATKHVFSWTLQQVTRPWLNQHLERILPPSLLISDDYQTENKVLGVRCLHHIVLNVPAADLLQYNRAQVLYHALVSHLYTPEHLLVQAVLLCLLDLFPVLEKALHWKGGAARPTTHCDEVLQLILTHMEPEHRILLRRTYARNLPAFVQRLGILSVRHMRRLERVILGYLEVYDGPEEEARLKMLETLKLLMQCIWPRYNSPQRSVGSL